Sequence from the Streptomyces sp. NBC_00440 genome:
CCCGGTGCTCGCGGGCGTCTCCGTCCTCCCGCTGCGCCTGCCCGCGGGGCCCGTGCGGACGACCGCCGTCGCGGTGATGTCGGCCGCGTTCGGGATCGCGATCATGGTGGTCACCGGCAGTCTGGCCGGACTGCTGGCCGCGGTGGGCGCCTGGCTCCTCGCCGACCGCTCCGTGGAGCACACCGCGCTCCAGGCGGAGCGGGACCGGGCCGTGGCGCTGCTGGCCGAGGTCGAGGCGTCCCGGCAGGCCCTGCAGGAGGCGGCGGCCGTCGAGGAACGCAGCCGTATCGCCAGGGAGATGCACGACGTCCTGGCGCACAGCCTGGCCGGTCTGTCCGTGCAGTTGCAGGCGGTACGGGCGATCGCCGGCCGGGAGGGCGCGCCCGCGTCGCTGACCGGCCCCATCGACCGCGCGGCGGACCTCGCGCGGGACGGCGTCCAGGAGGCGCGCGCCGCGGTCGGTGCGCTGCGGCACGCGCCGCTGCGGGGCGTGGACGACCTCAAGGGTCTGGTCGGCGGTTTCCCCGGCGATGCGCGCCTGCGGGTCACCGGCAGGCCCTGCCCGCTCGGCCCCGAGGCGGGCCACGCGGTGTACCGGGCGGTGCAGGAGGCCCTGACGAACGCGGCGCGGTATGCGACCGGGAGCGTCATCGAGGTGGATGTGGCGTGGTCGGAGCGGGAGTTGCTGGTCGACGTCCGCGACCACGGGCTGCCGGCCGGCCGCGGACCCTCGGGCGTGAAGGGGAGCGGCACCGGTCTGCGGAGCATGGCCGAGCGGATCGAGGCCGTCGGCGGGACGCTGTCCGCCGGGCCGGTCCCCGGCGGGGCGGGCTGGCGGATCGAGATGCGCGTACCGGTCGCGGGGGCCGGGGGTGGCGCGGGCCCGGCTGGGAAGATGGGGTCGTGAACACATCAGCCGGCGTCCGGGCGCCGCACACGGGCGGGGAGGCGGACGCGTGACGATTCGGGTACTGGTGGCGGACGATCAGGCAGTGGTACGGGACGGGGTCGTGCTGCTGCTGTCATCGGCCGACGACATGGAGGTGGTCGGCGAGGCGGGCGACGGGCACGAGGCCGTTCGGCTGGCCACGGAGTCGCGGCCCGATGTGGCCCTCGTCGACCTGCGGATGCCGGGGCTGACCGGCGCCGAGGTGACGGCCCGGGTCGTCACCGCGGACATCGGGGTCCGGGTGCTCATCCTGACCACGTACGCGGACGACGACGCGGTGATGCCGGCTCTGCGGGCGGGCGCGTCCGGCTATCTGACCAAGGACGCCACCGGTGAGGCGGTGCTCGCCGCGGTCCGCGATGTGGCGGCTGGGCACACCGTTCTGGACCCCGCGGTCCAGCGCCGCCTGGTCGAACTGGTCGTCAGCGAACCGGACTCCACCGCTCCGGCGCCCGGACCCGCCCCCGTGGTCGCGGCCTCACCCGGGGTTCCGGCCGAGGCCGAGGGCCTCACCCGGCGGGAGATCGACGTCGTGCGACTGGTGGCGCAGGGGCTCAACAACCGGCAGGTGGCCAAGGAGATGGTCGTCAGCCAGGCGACGGTCAAGACGCACCTCAACCATGTGCTGGCCAAGCTGGCCCTGGACGACCGCGGTGCGCTGATCGCCTGGGCCTGGCGGTACGGACTGGCCGACAGGACCCCGTAGGCCAGAAGGAACCCGTAAGCCGGAGCCCGTAGCGACACAACGCTGGGAACCCGCAGCGGTTCCCCCGTACCCGGCGACGGTCCCCCACCCCCTGGACAAGAGGTCAGGTTAGGCTAACCTGACCAGGAATTGCCCAGTGGCCGTCCCGGCACGTACGGAAAGCAGAGTCCAGCCATGCCCAACGCCCGCGCCTCTCACATCTCCCGTCGCGGCATCCTCGCCGCGGGCGGCGTCATCGGTATCGGTGCCGCCCTCACTGCCTGCGGCGGCAGCGACTCCAAGAGCTCGGGCTCTGCGAAATCGGACTCCGGCCCCTGGTCCTTCAAGGACGACCGTGGCATCACCGCCAAGGCCGACGCAACCCCCACGAAGATCGTCGCCTTCACCGGGACCGCCGCGGCGCTGCACGACTACGGCGTCGAGGTCACCGGGGTCTTCGGGCCGACCAGGACCAAGGACGGCAAAGCCGATGTGCAGGCCGGCGATCTCGACATCAGCAAGGTCGAGATACTCGGCAACGTCTGGGGCGAGTTCAACGTCGAGAAGTACGCGGCACTCAGCCCCCAGCTGCTGATCACCGGCATGTACGACAAGGGCGCCCTCTGGTACGTCCCCGACGAGTCGAAGTCCAAGATCCTCAAGCTGGCCCCGAGCGTCGCCCTGATGGTCGCCCGCACCTCGATGCCCGCCGCGCTCCAGCGCCACGCCGAACTGGCCGAGTCCCTGGGCGCCGACCTGAAGGCCAAGAAGGTCACCGACGCCAAGGCCCGCTTCGAGAAGGCCGCGGCCCGGCTGCGCTCCGCCGCGAAGGCCAACCCGAAGATCAAGGTGCTCATCGGCTCGGCCAGCGCCGATCTGCTCTACATCTCGACCCCCGAACCCTCCGCCGACCTGCGGTACTTCAAGGAGCTCGGCGTCAACATCGTCGTACCGGACAAGGTCGACAAGGACGGCTGGTTCGAGAGCCTGAGCTGGGAGAACGCCGACAAGTACCCGGCCGACATCATCATGATGGACAACCGGAGCTCCGCCATCCAGCCGTCCGCGCTGAAGTCCAAGCCGACCTGGGGCGAGCTGCCCGCGGTCAAGGCCGGACAGGTCATCCCGCGCTCCACGACGGACCCGATCTTCTCCTACGACAAGTGCGCCCCGGCCCTGGAGGCGCTGGCCAAGGCGATAGAGACCGCGAAGAAGGTCAGCTGACCCATGACGACGGCCGCCATCGCCCCCTTCCGTTTCTTCGGCCTGCATGTCGTACGGACCCGGCGGCTCGGCCCGTCGATGGTCCGCATCACGTTCGGCGGCGAGGACCTCAGGGACTTCGCCGCCGGGGGCCGTGACCAGAGCCTCTCCCTCTTCCTGCCCCACCCGGGGCAGCAGGAGCCCCGACTGCCCGCCGGCGAGAACTGGTTCGCCGAGTGGCGGGCGCTGCCCGACGACGTACGGGCCGTGCTGCGCTCGTACACCGTGCGCGAGCAGCGCCGCGACCCCGACGAGGTCGACATCGACTTCGCGCTGCACGGCGCGGCGGCCTCGGCCGCGGACGCGGCGAGCGGCCCCGCCTCCCGGTGGGCCCGGCAGGCCACGCCAGGACAGCGGGTCCGCGTCCTGGGGCCCGCCGTCGAGCACAACACGGCCGTCCGCTTCCAGCCGCCCACCGGCACCGACTCGGTGCTGATCTGGGCGGACGAGACCGCGCTGCCCGCCGCCTCGGCCATCCTGGAGTGGCTGCCGGCCGGCACCAGGGCCCAGGTCTGGCTTGAGGTCCAGCACGCCGCCGACCGGCAGCCGCTGCGGACCGAGGCGAACGCGCGGGTCACCTGGCTCGTGCGGGACGAGGGCGCCCCGGCCGCCATCGACGCCGTACGCGCGGCCGAGCTGCCCGGCGCGCACCCGTACGCCTGGATCGCGGGCGAGTCCGGTTGCGTCAAGGAGCTGCGCCGCCATCTCGTACGGGAGCGCCAAGTCGACCGCAGACAGGTCACGTTCGTCGGCTACTGGCGCCGTGGGCTCAGCGAGGAACAGCTGAGGGAGACCGCGGCGCGCGCCGCCTGACCGGTACATCCCCCAGGGGGGGTGAGGCCTCATTGCGACGCCCGGATTAGTTAGGTTAGGCTTACCTAACTAAGGCTACCCGGCTACGACGTCGCAGTGCCCTCGCCCCCCTTCTCCCTTCCCCGGAGGACCGTTCATGCGCTCACACCTGCTCAACGACACGACAGCGGAGCAGTACCGCCTCACTGCCACCGCAGCAGTCGAGCGGGTGGCGGCCCAACTCGCCTCCACCAAAAAGCCGTTCACCGGAATCTCGCACCAGGAACTCGCCCCCGTCCTGGACTCCGTCGACCTGGACAAGCCGCTGGGCACCGCGGAAGCCGCCCTGGACGAACTCGGCACCGTCTACCTGCGGGACGCCGTCTACTTCCACCACCCCCGCTATCTGGCCCATCTGAACTGCCCGGTCGTCATCCCCGCGGTGGTCGCCGAGGCCGTGCTCTCCGCCGTCAACTCCTCGCTGGACACCTGGGACCAGAGCGCGGGCGGCACCCTGATCGAGCAGCGCCTCATCGACTGGACGGCCGGCCGGATCGGCTACGGTCCGGGCGCCGACGGCGTCTTCACCAGCGGCGGATCGCAGTCCAACCTCCAGGCGCTGCTTTTGGCCCGCGAGGAGGCGAAGACCACCGATGCCTCCCTGCTGCGAGTGTTCGCCTCCGAATGCAGCCACTTCAGCGTCCAGAAGTCCGCGAAACTGCTCGGTCTCGGCCCCGAAGCGGTCGTCTCCATCCCCTGCGACCAGGACAAGCGCATGCAGACCCTGGCGCTCGCCCGTGAGCTGGAGCGCTGCCGCGCCGACGGCGCCGTCCCGATGGCCGTCGTCGCCACCGCCGGGACCACCGACTTCGGCTCCATCGACCCGCTGCCCGAGATCGCCGAGCTCTGCGCCCGGTACGGCACCTGGATGCACGTCGACGCCGCGTACGGCTGCGGGCTGCTCGTCTCCCGCAGGCGCGCCCGTCTCGAAGGCATCGAGCACGCCGACTCGGTCACCGTCGACTACCACAAGTCCTTCTTCCAGCCGGTGAGTTCGAGCGCGCTGGTGGTACGGGACGGGGTCACCCTGCGGCACGCCACGTACCACGCGGACTACCTCAACCCGCGCTCCGCCGCCGAGTCCCGCATCCCGAACCAGGTCGACAAGTCCCTCCAGACCACCCGGCGCTTCGACGCCCTCAAGCTGTGGATGACGCTGCGCGTGATGGGCGCCGACGCCGTGGGCGGGCTCTTCGACGAGGTGGTCGACCTCGCCGAAGAGGGGTGGAAGCTCCTCGCCGCCGACCCGCGCTTCGATGTGGCCGTCGAACCTCAGCTCTCCACCCTCGTCTTCCGCTACATCCCCGGCGATGTCATCAGCCCCGCGCTGATCGACCGGGCCAACCGGTATGCGCGCAAAGCCCTGTTCGCGTCGGGCGACGCCGTCGTCGCCGGTACGACGGTCAGCGGCCGCGCCTATCTGAAATTCACCCTGCTCAACCCGCAGACCACCCTCGCCGACATCGCGGCCGTCCTCGAACTCCTCGCCGAGCACGCCGGCCAGTACCTGGGAGAAACCCTTGTCCACGCCTCTTGAGCCCCACGCGCCTTACGACTTCATCGCGGTCGGGCTCGGACCGTTCAATCTGGGGCTCGCCTGCCTGGCCGACCCGGTCGACGAACTGAACGGCCTCTTCCTGGAGTCCAAGCCGGACTTCGACTGGCACAGCGGGATGTTCCTGGAGGGCTCCACGCTCCAGACGCCCTTCATGTCCGACCTGGTCACCCTGGCCGACCCCACATCGCCGTACTCCTTCCTCAACTACCTGAAGGAATCCGGGCGGCTGTACTCCTTCTACATCCGCGAGAGCTTCTATCCGCTGCGCGAGGAGTTCAACGACTACTGCCGGTGGGCCGCCGCGAAGATACCCGCGATCCGCTTCGGCGAGTCGGTGACCGAGGTGACGTACGAGGAGCGGGACGCGGTCTACGCAGTGCGCACCGCGGGCGGCGCCGTGTACCGGGGACGCAGACTCGTCCTCGGCACCGGAACCCCCGCGTACCTCCCGGAACCCTGCCGTGACCTCGGCGGCGACCTGATCCACAACTCCCGCTACCTGGAGGCGAAGGAGACCCTCCAGGCCAAGGAGTCGGTCACCGTCGTCGGCAGCGGGCAGAGCGCCGCCGAGATCTACTACGACCTGCTCCAGGACATCGACCAGCACGGGTACGCGCTGAACTGGGTGACCCGCTCTCCCCGCTTCTTCCCGCTGGAGTACACGAAACTCACGCTGGAGATGACGTCGCCCGAGTACGTGGACTACTTCCACGGGCTGCCGTCCCGGACCCGCGACCGGCTCAACGTGTCGCAGAAGAACCTCTACAAGGGGATCAACTCCGAGCTGATCGACGCCATCTTCGACCTGCTGTACGCGAAGAACCGGCGCGGCCCGGTGGCGACCCGGCTGATGACCAACACCTCGCTGGAGACGGCTGGTTACGACCACGGCACCTACACGCTGGGGCTGCGCCAGCAGGAACAGGAGAAGGACTTCACCCTCGCCACCCAGGGGCTCGTCCTGGCCACCGGCTACAAGTACCGGGTGCCCGAATTCCTCGCCCCGGTGCACGACCGGATCAACTGGGACGAGCAGGGTCGTTTCGACGTCCACCGCAACTACAGCATCGACCCGGACCGGACGATCTACGTACAGAACGCCGAACTGCACACCCACGGCTTCGTCGCACCCGACCTCGGGATGGCCGCGTACCGCAACTCGTGCATCATCCGCGAGCTGCTCGGCGGCCAGGAGTACTACCCGGTCGAAAAGACCATCGCTTTCCAGGAGTTCACCGCATGAACCGCTTCACCATCCGCCCGCTGGACCTCCGTACCGACGCCGAGCTGGTGCACGGCTGGGTCACCCACCCCAAGTCCGTCTACTGGATGATGCAGGACTTGAACCTCACCGAAGTCGAGCGCGAGTACATGGCGATAGCGGCGGCGGAGCACCACGACGCCTTCATAGGACTGCACGGCTCCACACCTGCGTTCCTGATGGAGCGGTACGACCCCGCCCACGTCGAGCTCAAGGGCCTCTACGAACCCGAACCCGGCGATGTCGGCATGCACTTCCTGGTCGCGCCCACCGACAACCCCGTGCACGGCTTCACCCGGGCGGTGATCACGGCTGTGATGACCGAGCTGTTCGCGGACCCGGCGACGCGCCGGGTCGTGGTGGAGCCCGACATACGCAACACGGCGGTCCACGCGCTCAACAAGGCCGTCGGCTTCGAGGCGGTGCGCGAACTGGCGAAGCCCGAGAAGACCGCGCTGCTGAGCGTCTGCACCCGCGCCGCGTTCGAGGGAGCCCGCCGATGAGCAGCCATCTGACCCCCGTACTCTGGGCCGAGGCCGAGCGGCAGTTGATCCGCAAGGCGCTGGCGGAGTTCTCGCACGAGCGGCTGCTGTCCCCTCAGCCGTTCGGCGACGGGCCCGCCCCTCTCGGTCCCGCCGGAACAGGGGAAACCCCGTCCTCCGTACCCAGTGAGTCCTCCGCACACGGCGAGTTCTCCGTACGCAGTGACGACGGCGGGACCGAGTACCGGTTCCGAGCCCGGATCCTCGCCCTCGACCACTGGCACATCCCGGCCGATTCCATCACCCGCCACCGCGGCACCGAAGAACTCCCGCTGGACGCACTGGAGTTCTTCATCGAGCTGCGGGAGGTGCTGGGGCTGAGCGACGCGATCCTGCCGGTCTATCTGGAGGAGATCTCCTCCACGCTGTCCAGCACGGCGTACAAACTGGCCCGGCAGGCCGAACACCCCGTCTCCGCCGCCCAGCTGGCCGCGTCCGGCTTCCAGGACATCGAGACCGGGATGACCGAGGGCCACCCCTGTTTCGTCGCCAACAACGGCCGCCTGGGATTCGGTTCGGACGAGTACCTCAGCTACGCGCCGGAGGCGGCGAGCCCGGTCCGGCTGATCTGGCTGGCCGCCCGGCGCGACCACGCCACCTTCAGCGCGGGCGCAGGACTCGACTACGAGTCACTGATCCGGGCCGAACTGGGCGCGGAGACCCTGGAGCGGTTCGCCGCGACCATGACCGGGCTCGGCCTGGATCTCGACGCGTACTTCCTGATCCCTGTGCACCCCTGGCAGTGGCGGAACAAACTCTCCGTCACCTTCGCCGCCGAGGTGGCCAAGCAGCGGCTCGTGCTACTGGGGCACGGCGACGACTCGTACCTCGCGCAGCAGTCCATCCGTACCTTCTTCAACACCAGCGACCCGGCGAAGCACTACGTCAAAACAGCGCTGTCGGTGCTCAACATGGGCTTCATGCGGGGGCTCTCCGCCGCGTACATGGAGGCCACGCCCGCGATCAACGACTGGCTCGGGCAGCTCATCGAGAGCGACCCACTGCTGAAGGCCACCGGCCTGACGATCATCCGTGAGCGCGCCTCGATCGGCTACCACCACCGGCAGTACGAGCAGGCGACCGTGAAGGGCTCGCCGTACCGCAAGATGCTGGCCGCGCTCTGGCGGGAGAGCCCGGTGCCCTCCCTCGAACCGGGCGAGCGCCTCGCCACCATGGCGTCGCTGCTGCACACCGACCGGGACGGCGCCTCGTTCGCGGGTGCGCTCATCGCCGAGTCGGGTCTCGAACCGGCCGTCTGGCTGCGCCGCTACCTCGACGCGTACTTCACCCCGCTGCTGCACAGCTTCTACGCCTACGACCTCGTCTACATGCCGCACGGCGAGAACGTGATCCTGGTCATCGAGGACGGCGTGGTGCGGCGGGCGGTCTACAAGGACATCGCCGAGGAGATCGCGGTGATGGACCCCGACGCGGTGCTGCCGCCGGACGTCGAGCGCGTCCGCGCCGACGTACCGGACGACATGAAACTCCTGTCGCTGTTCACCGATGTCTTCGACTGCTTCTTCCGCTTCCTCGGCGCGACGCTGGCGACCGATGGCGTGCTCGGCGAGGACGAGTTCTGGCAGACCGTCGGCACCTGCGTACGGGACTACCAGAGCTCGGTGCCCCAACTGGCCGACAAGTTCCGCCAGTACGACCTGTTCGCGCCGGAGTTCGCACTGTCCTGCCTCAACCGGCTCCAGCTGCGCAACAACCAGCAGATGGTGGACCTTCAGGACCCGGCGGGTGCGCTCCAGCTCTCCGGGACCCTGAAGAACCCGATCGCCTGATCCACGGCGGTCGTCCTGGTCCACGGCGGTCGTGGAGAGAACCGCCCGGCGTGCAGAGAACAGCCCGGCGTGCGGAGACCGTCCTCTCCGTACGCCGGGCGCACTTCGTGCCGCTACTGCTGCGCGGGCCAGTCCACCTGGGGCGACCGGTAGTAGTCGATGCCCAGCGCGTCCCACCGGGGTGCCTGCGCGGCGAGCCGGGTCCGGTACGCGCCCCAGTCATGGGTGGACTGCGGCGACCAGCCCAGCTCGGCGATCCCGGGGAGCCTCGGGAACGCCATGTAGTCGATGTCCTCGCTGGTGGTCAGCGTCTCCGACCAGAGCGGCGCCTCGACCCCGATGACCGAACCGGCCGGCGCGCCCGCCAGATAGGTCGCCGGATTCCAGTCGTACGAACGCTGCACCTCGACCAGACCGGCCCAGGACAGGCCGAGCTTGGTGTCCGCCGTGTACTTCATGTCGAGGTACGCGCGGTCGGCCGGTGAGATGACCAGCTTCGTGCCCTTCTTCGCCGCGTCCACGACCTGCGCCCGCTCGGCGGCACCGGTGCCGTCGTACCCCCAGTACTGGGCGACCTCGCCCTTCACCGGGGCGGCCGCGGTGATCTGGTGCCAGCCCTCGACCTTCTTGCCGTGCTTGCCGACGATGGCCTTCGCCTTGTCCATGAAGGCGTCGTAGTCGGCCTGGCTCGTGGAGTGCGCCTCGTCGCCGCCGATGTGCAGATACTGGCCGGGGGTGAGCGCGGCCAGCTCGCGCACCACATCGTCCACGAAGTCGTACGTCACCGGCTTGGGCACGCACAGCGAACTGAAGCCGACGTCGGTGCCCGTGTAGAGCGGGGGCGCGACGCCGTCGCAGTTCAGCTCGGGGTAGGAGGCCAGGGCCGCGTTGGTGTGCGAGGGCAGATCGATCTCGGGGATGACCTCCTGGTGGCGCGAGGCCGCGTAGCGCACGATCTCCCGGTAGTCCGCCTGGGTGTAGTAGCCGCCCTTGCCGCCGCCGACCTCGGTCGAGCCGCCGTACGTGGCCAGTTTCGGCCAGGAGGAGATGGCGATGCGCCAGCCCTGGTCGTCGCTCAGATGCAGATGCAGTTTGTTGATCTTGTAGAGCGCCAGCTCATCGATGTACCGCTCGACCTGCTGGACGGTGAAGAAGTGCCGCGAGACATCGAGCATGGCGCCCCGGTAGGCGTACCGGGGCACATCGGTGACGGTGCCGCCCGCGACCTGCCACGGGCCGGGCTGCCGCCGGTGTGCCTCGACAGCGGCGGGCAGCTGCTGGCGCAGCGTCTGGACGCCGTGGAAGAGTCCGGCGGCCTTCTCCGCTGTGATCGTGACCCCGTCCGCGGAACTGACCAGCCGGTATCCCTCGTCGCCGAGGCCGTGTTCACGGGGGCTGAGCGTCAGCGTGATGGCGCCCCGGCCGCCGTGCGAGCCGCCGGTGACCGGCAGCGGGTATCCGGTGGAGGGCCTGAGCAGCCCCGCCAGATACGAGCCGACCTGGCGCGCGGCTGCGGAGTCCGCCCGGATGTGCGTCCTGCCGGTGATCGCGTACGGGGCTCCGCCGGCGTGGACGGAGGAGGGCGCGGGGATGATCGCGCCGAGTGGGCGGACGGTGGGGGCGGCGGACGCGGCGGGGGTGGCGGCCGGGGCCGCGCCGGTGCCGGCGAATCCGGCGGCCGCGACGAGGAGGAACGTACCGAGAAGCCGGGGCAGGGACCTGGATTCGAGTGTTCTGTGCAGTCTCACAAGCGGATTCCCTCCGGAGGGGCTCGCAACTGTGGTGCTGGGCAGCCGAACGTGCCCCATGGGTATCGCGGGCCCCCCGGAAGGGTCAAGGGTATAGACCACTCCGGATCTCCCTCGCGACCGGAACGACGGAATCCGAAGCAGCCCAGTCGCCCCCATCTGCCCGAAAACGGGCAGAAATATTGCGTACGACCTCGCATCACTCCAATATCAACGGATGGCCGCATCATCCCGCCCGTCGTACGACGACCTCATCGACCACCTGGTGCGCAGCTCTGCCCTCCAGCGCGGCGAAGCAGCCCGGGTGGTCCTCGATGTGCTGGCCTACTTCGACGAGACGACGGAGGAGTTCGTCCGCAGGCGCCACCGCGAGCTACAGGCCCGCGGACAGACAAACCCGGATATTTTTCAACAGATCTCGGACGAGCTGCCTCATCGTGCAGTGGCACCGCCCGAGCTCTCCCTGCGGCAGCTGCGCCGCATGATCTACGGCTAGGAACCAAGGAGCGATATGTGCGGAATCGTCGGGTACATCGGCAGGCGTGACGTGGCCCCGCTGCTGCTGGAAGGGCTGCAGCGGCTGGAGTACCGGGGGTACGACTCCTCGGGCATCGTCATCTCCTCGCCCAAGTCCGCCGCGCTGAAGATGGTCAAGGCGAAGGGCCGCGTCCGCGAGCTGGAGGCCCGGGTACCCAAGCGGTTCGCGGGCACCACCGGTATCGCCCACACCCGCTGGGCCACCCACGGCGCCCCCAGCGACCTGAACGCCCACCCGCACCTGGACGCGGGGAACAAGGTCGCCGTCGTCCACAACGGCATCATCGACAACGCGTCCGACCTGCGCACCCGGCTCAACGCCGACGGTGTGGAGTTCCTCTCCGAGACCGACACCGAGGTCCTCACCCACCTCATCGCCCGCTCGCCGGCCGCGACGCTGGAGGAGAAGGTCCGCGAGGCCCTGCGGCTGATCGAGGGCACGTACGGTGTCGCCGTCATGCACGCGGACTTCCCGGACCGCATCGTCGTCGCCCGCAACGGTTCGCCCGTCGTCCTGGGCATCGGCGAGAAGGAGATGTTCGTCGCGTCCGACGTGGCGGCCCTCGTCTCGCACACCCGCCAGGTCGTCACGCTGGACGACGGCGAGATGGCCACCCTCAAGGCCGACGACTTCCGTACGTACACGACCGAGGGCTCCACCACCTCGTCGACGCCGACCACCGTGGAGTGGGAGGCCGAGTCGTACGACATGGGCGGCCACGACACGTATATGCACAAGGAGATCTCCGAGCAGGCCGAGGCGGTGGACCGGGTGCTGCGCGGCCGGATCGACGACCGCTTCTCCACCGTGCACCTGGGCGGCCTGAACCTGGACGCCCGGGACGCGCGGGGCGTGCGCCGGGTGAAGATCCTGGGCTGCGGCACCTCGTACCACGCGGGCCAGATGGGTGCCCAGCTGATCGAGGAGCTGGCCCGCATCCCCGCGGACGCCGAGCCCGCGTCGGAGTTCCGCTACCGCAATCCGGTGGTGGACCCCGACACCCTGTATGTCGCCGTGTCGCAGTCCGGTGAGACGTACGACGTGCTGGCAGCCGTGCAGGAACTCAAGCGCAAGGGCGCGCGGGTGCTGGGCGTGGTGAACGTCGTCGGCTCGGCCATCGCGCGCGAGACCGACGGCGGGGTCTATGTGCACGCGGGCCCGGAGGTCTGCGTCGTCTCGACCAAGTGCTTCACCAACACGGTGGTCTCGTTCGCGCTGCTCGCGCTCCATCTGGGCCGGATCCGCGACCTGTCGGTCTCCGACGGCAAGCGGATCATCGCGGGGCTGCGGAAGCTGCCCGGCCAGATCGCCGAGATCCTGGACCGGGAGGCCGAGATCGAGAAGCTGGCCGTCGAGTACGCGGACGCCAGGTCGATGATGTTCATCGGGCGGGTGCGCGGCTATCCGGTGGCACGGGAGGCCTCCCTGAAGCTCAAGGAGGTCTCGTACATCCACGCCGAGGCGTATCCGGCGTCGGAACTGAAGCACGGGCCGCTCGCGCTGATCGAGCCCGCGATGCCGACGGTCGCGATCGTGCCCGACGACGATCTGCTGGAGAAGAACCGGGCGGCGCTGGAGGAGATCAAGGCGCGCGACGGGCGCATCCTCGCGGTCGCGCACCAGGAGCA
This genomic interval carries:
- a CDS encoding IucA/IucC family protein, with the protein product MSSHLTPVLWAEAERQLIRKALAEFSHERLLSPQPFGDGPAPLGPAGTGETPSSVPSESSAHGEFSVRSDDGGTEYRFRARILALDHWHIPADSITRHRGTEELPLDALEFFIELREVLGLSDAILPVYLEEISSTLSSTAYKLARQAEHPVSAAQLAASGFQDIETGMTEGHPCFVANNGRLGFGSDEYLSYAPEAASPVRLIWLAARRDHATFSAGAGLDYESLIRAELGAETLERFAATMTGLGLDLDAYFLIPVHPWQWRNKLSVTFAAEVAKQRLVLLGHGDDSYLAQQSIRTFFNTSDPAKHYVKTALSVLNMGFMRGLSAAYMEATPAINDWLGQLIESDPLLKATGLTIIRERASIGYHHRQYEQATVKGSPYRKMLAALWRESPVPSLEPGERLATMASLLHTDRDGASFAGALIAESGLEPAVWLRRYLDAYFTPLLHSFYAYDLVYMPHGENVILVIEDGVVRRAVYKDIAEEIAVMDPDAVLPPDVERVRADVPDDMKLLSLFTDVFDCFFRFLGATLATDGVLGEDEFWQTVGTCVRDYQSSVPQLADKFRQYDLFAPEFALSCLNRLQLRNNQQMVDLQDPAGALQLSGTLKNPIA
- a CDS encoding beta-N-acetylhexosaminidase; this translates as MRLHRTLESRSLPRLLGTFLLVAAAGFAGTGAAPAATPAASAAPTVRPLGAIIPAPSSVHAGGAPYAITGRTHIRADSAAARQVGSYLAGLLRPSTGYPLPVTGGSHGGRGAITLTLSPREHGLGDEGYRLVSSADGVTITAEKAAGLFHGVQTLRQQLPAAVEAHRRQPGPWQVAGGTVTDVPRYAYRGAMLDVSRHFFTVQQVERYIDELALYKINKLHLHLSDDQGWRIAISSWPKLATYGGSTEVGGGKGGYYTQADYREIVRYAASRHQEVIPEIDLPSHTNAALASYPELNCDGVAPPLYTGTDVGFSSLCVPKPVTYDFVDDVVRELAALTPGQYLHIGGDEAHSTSQADYDAFMDKAKAIVGKHGKKVEGWHQITAAAPVKGEVAQYWGYDGTGAAERAQVVDAAKKGTKLVISPADRAYLDMKYTADTKLGLSWAGLVEVQRSYDWNPATYLAGAPAGSVIGVEAPLWSETLTTSEDIDYMAFPRLPGIAELGWSPQSTHDWGAYRTRLAAQAPRWDALGIDYYRSPQVDWPAQQ
- the glmS gene encoding glutamine--fructose-6-phosphate transaminase (isomerizing), translating into MCGIVGYIGRRDVAPLLLEGLQRLEYRGYDSSGIVISSPKSAALKMVKAKGRVRELEARVPKRFAGTTGIAHTRWATHGAPSDLNAHPHLDAGNKVAVVHNGIIDNASDLRTRLNADGVEFLSETDTEVLTHLIARSPAATLEEKVREALRLIEGTYGVAVMHADFPDRIVVARNGSPVVLGIGEKEMFVASDVAALVSHTRQVVTLDDGEMATLKADDFRTYTTEGSTTSSTPTTVEWEAESYDMGGHDTYMHKEISEQAEAVDRVLRGRIDDRFSTVHLGGLNLDARDARGVRRVKILGCGTSYHAGQMGAQLIEELARIPADAEPASEFRYRNPVVDPDTLYVAVSQSGETYDVLAAVQELKRKGARVLGVVNVVGSAIARETDGGVYVHAGPEVCVVSTKCFTNTVVSFALLALHLGRIRDLSVSDGKRIIAGLRKLPGQIAEILDREAEIEKLAVEYADARSMMFIGRVRGYPVAREASLKLKEVSYIHAEAYPASELKHGPLALIEPAMPTVAIVPDDDLLEKNRAALEEIKARDGRILAVAHQEQPKADHTIVVPKNEDELDPILMGIPLQLLAYHTALSLGRDIDKPRNLAKSVTVE